ACATGACTGCTAGAACAAGTACCACATCAGTGCCCAAAACAGAAGATCGACGCGACAAGAAGAAAAGTAACAGCAAAGCATATCGCGATCGTTGTAGGGTactccctttttttcttaattaatctatttattttcttgagtaGCGTGCTTCATAAAAAACAGGTcgtttaatattatatatatatgcaggaaaacaagaaaagacaGGAGGATGAATTGAAGATGCAAGCGGTAGAAAATGCACgcttgaaggatgaaaatgaatCGCTGGTGAAGGAAAAAGATACCATATTGAGACCAAAGCTGGAATTAGCAGCAAATGTGGTAGATCAACTTAAAAGTGAAAGTCACAACTTGAAACGTATTAGTGACCACCAAATAATTCGTCTGGATGCATTAACagaaaaaattgtaaatattttatctccCAGGCCTTACTAGTTACTTGTTTATACACTCATATATTTAGCTTATTTTATCACCAGATTTAGTTCAGGAATCAAAATAATCATATCTTATACTGCTTGGATGTTTATTCCCCGGACAGGCAAGCCACGATGAACTTAAAAGCCTCCGTGATGAAGTTGCACGACTGAGAGAAAACGTCAATATCGAGGATCCCAGgatgcaagaaaagaaacagaTCTTTGAAGAGCATCTGAGGTTAACAAACGAAAACAGGCTGCTGGAATTGCAAAATGAGTTATATTGCAGGGCGATACAAAATGAGAGGCACCATGGAAATTAAGGATGAAGCTGAATAAGGTAACATGTCTATTTACCAGTTTAATTAACGATATCTTAGATGAATAATTTGCCTTCTAGCT
This genomic interval from Populus alba chromosome 1, ASM523922v2, whole genome shotgun sequence contains the following:
- the LOC118038606 gene encoding uncharacterized protein encodes the protein MNPDHFDNQEAVGEWGWERCIQEPTGDSSSLDAAKATPTAQLDNMTARTSTTSVPKTEDRRDKKKSNSKAYRDRCRENKKRQEDELKMQAVENARLKDENESLVKEKDTILRPKLELAANVVDQLKSESHNLKRISDHQIIRLDALTEKIASHDELKSLRDEVARLRENVNIEDPRMQEKKQIFEEHLRLTNENRLLELQNELYCRAIQNERHHGN